TTGGGCTTCAATTACTTGAGAAGTAACTGAATTTATTAAAGAACATGTTCTAGGTATAGACCTCATGAAGAGTGAAACATTATAAATAAGGCTTCAGCAGTTGGGCATATATACAATAACTTCCTGGGTAAAAAGTACCATCCAAACTTtgtattataattaaattaaagtttTCAACATGTTCAATTTCTTTCCATGTTACCAGTTTTTGGTGGTTATTTCCAATCATGTAATATGAAACAGAATATGCCCTACTACAACATACTCAGCATTTAGTGCTGCATAAGGGATCTTTTAAGTTAGAGCATATAAACTCTAGTTCTGTTTTCTAATGCAGTAACACTTCTCTGTAATCACTACAGGAGTTACTTGGAAATGGAAAAGCAATTCAAGATTTATGTCTATGAAGAAGGGGAGCACCCATTGTTTCATAATGGTCCTTGCAAGAGCATATATTCTACGGAAGGGAATTTAATCCATGGGATTGAGATAAATAACCAGTTCAGAACCAGGGATCCTGAGAAAGCACATGTGTTCTTCCTTCCCTTCAGTGTGGCAATGCTGGTCCGATTTGTCTATGTGCAAAACTCACATGATTTTGGTCCCATTAAACACACTGTTACAGATTATGTCAATATCATTTCAGGAAAATATCCCTATTGGAATCGAAGCCTAGGAGCTGATCATTTTATGCTTTCTTGCCATGATTGGGTAAGGACAGCTGCTTTACGTTCATAACTAACATTCTTACAAAATCCATCTTGCTTTCTGTCCAAGTATGAGGCTCATATACTAGGAGTTTAAAAGTTATTGCTGATAAAATACCATTTTCACCGAACTTTTTGCTCCAAAGATTAATTATtaggaaatagtgaatttaatcatttaaccattgtTCTGATAATAATATTTGACCAACTATTGTTTGATTTCAGGGGCCAGAAGCTTCCCGTGCCACTCCTTACCTACACAAAAACTCCATTCGCGTTCTTTGCAATGCTAATACATCCGAGGGATTCAACCCCACTAAGGATGTGTCCTTTCCAGAGATCAATCTCCAAACCGGTTCAATAGATGGATTTATCGGCGGTCCATCCCCATCTCACCGTCCAATCTTGGCTTTCTTTGCTGGAGGGCTCCATGGCCCCATTAGACCTGTCCTCCTTGAGCATTGGGAAAACAAAGACAAAGATATACAGGTGCATAAGTACCTTCCAAAAGGGGTATCCTACCTTGACATGATGAAAAAGAGCAAGTATTGCATTTGTCCAAGTGGCTATGAAGTTGCCAGTCCAAGAATTGTTGAGGCCATTTATGCAGGGTGTGTTCCTGTGCTGATTTCAGATTTTTATGTTCTACCATTTAGTGATGTTTTGAATTGGAAGTCATTCTCTGTTGAGGTTCCTGTGAAGGATGTTCC
The sequence above is drawn from the Quercus robur chromosome 7, dhQueRobu3.1, whole genome shotgun sequence genome and encodes:
- the LOC126692023 gene encoding probable glycosyltransferase At5g03795; its protein translation is MGSVGDKKWCGCACNLWSSSSSAAAASSASVKLLLFMVSLIVVCGFVSVLGPLESNWVFLSSSSSSSTGAVTSMKNIHVNNKKEAISDDSVLNRSSTPPQTIEAIQLNGTKEGIYNFSVARLGIFPPMNESYDPVKSPDPLLKARRDHSNLDTLEAGLSRARAAIREAKRANRTQDPGFVPLGPMYRNANVFYRSYLEMEKQFKIYVYEEGEHPLFHNGPCKSIYSTEGNLIHGIEINNQFRTRDPEKAHVFFLPFSVAMLVRFVYVQNSHDFGPIKHTVTDYVNIISGKYPYWNRSLGADHFMLSCHDWGPEASRATPYLHKNSIRVLCNANTSEGFNPTKDVSFPEINLQTGSIDGFIGGPSPSHRPILAFFAGGLHGPIRPVLLEHWENKDKDIQVHKYLPKGVSYLDMMKKSKYCICPSGYEVASPRIVEAIYAGCVPVLISDFYVLPFSDVLNWKSFSVEVPVKDVPNLKKILMSIPTRQYIRMQRRVVQVRRHFEVHSPPKRFDVFHMVLHSVWLRRLNVRVRNNVHVL